The Vitis vinifera cultivar Pinot Noir 40024 chromosome 1, ASM3070453v1 DNA segment AGAATGCAGTAGGGGAATTGTGTTTTTTCAACCCTCCataaatacttataaaaaaaaagttaactaTAATTAAAAGCTTATGGACAAAAAGAATAGTCATCCATGGATACTTGATTTGGTggcaaaattaaaattaccaaTCCGATCCTAATAAACGATGCTCAAGGATCAACGAtagtaaaataagaataaagaaaCATCCTACAAAGTTAATTGGGGTTATATTTGAACCTAACATTATAATTCATTTACTtttaagagagaaaaatattttcatacatAATTTACACAGTAGTTTTAATGGCATTCAGAACACAAAGGAAAggatcaaacaaaacaaatcacAAGTAACCAtcactattttttcttttttctttttttcctctttgtttGTTCCATTCTACACAACTCTATGGTGAAAGGGTGCCCAATTTGCTAAGGAACAGTAGgcgggaaaaataaaagaatgtttACAGGCACTCGTGCACCCTTTGGGTTTCTTATTCTGTAAGTGCAAATATCAGAAACCACGAATTTTTTTACCTAATCCAAAGAAAAAGCTCCACTGCAATACCTGCATCATTCAACAGAAAACTGATTAATATTCTCTCTTAGATCCCAGGTCAAAGCTGGAACCCTGAAACCCCAGAGACAATGATGAATTTGGGAGTAATTAGCTGATGAGAAattgagaattattattttgaaggCAAAACCAATTCATGTTAGTGGCAAAAAAGTGCATTATGTTGTTCTAAAATTACTTAAGATAATGGATAACTCCATCagatagaaaattttcattaacttGTCAATGGTGTTAAATATCCTCAATGTATGACTCAGGAATCTAAAACTTTTGAAGGTTATTAGACATAAGACAGGGAAAGGAAAGCACTTCAAACTTTGATAACGGCCCATGATTTGCTTCATTCCAGCAAAGCAGAAGAAGCTTCTAGTTCTCAAGTAGAAAGCTATGCCTCATTAGTCATGACAATAAAAATTGGCCATCTACGTCCAAGAGTTGTGTAACTAGAACAGAAAGAGGAGGAAGATGAACAACAAAATCAGTTTCTCCATTTCTGTTTTGGTAGAGCATCTAATAATTCTCCTATTCTGGAGGGCAACCACATCTTTTCGGTATCTATGAAGTTGGAAGGTGCTCCAAAATGGGCCATGATATTCACGATTAGTAAGTACCTTTTAAGATAATTAACACGCCCGAAGACTTCAAAAGAGAGACACAAGACACCCAAACACAAAGCCACGCAGGCGCACacacaagaaagaaaataaattgacaagGCCCAAGAAAAATGTGTTTACCTGTTGCTGAACTTCTCGATGGCATCAGAGGCGAAAAGAAGTGTTTCATTGGCTTTCTCTAGAACCATATAAAGCTCTTTTCCTCTTGTAGTCCGTGCAATGACCCAAGCATTATTTTTTGctctaatacatatttccaAATCTTTCTCATGGTCAGGGTCATCCCACTTTGCTCTACtcttttccaaatcaatctcttctCTAAGATTACTTAAGGAAATTAAAGATTCCTGCAAGACAACAGAAGAATGAAATGCTTTAACTCCATGATGAAGGTGTATGATCATCACATGATAACTATTAAGGAGTTAAAACCACCATAAGGGCTCTCCCTGGACAAGTCATCTCCCACTTTCTAGAACATATACCAAGTGCCAGGTTTTGTCAGTAACATTCTGTGTGCAAAGCTAAAGGCTAGACTACCAATCAACCAACCAAAACTAGACCTTGACCTGAACAGACAAATACAAAATTAAAGAAGATCTGTATATTACAATAGCTAGCTAAATATGAAATGCATGCACAGTGGACAAAGttcagataaaaaaaaaaaaaaacaggtttGCTGTGGCACTAAAAGGGATCTAGTCCAGGAATAATCCAGTCTAGCTGGAACAACAACCACCTGATTTGAAGTCCTTGGCAGCAGAGGTAGCCAAGTGATTCCATAGGAACTACCAGGAGACTAAGCAATGAGCATCCCACAAGTTATCAAGAATGTCATTTGGTTTTAAAGGTCCTCTAAAACTCTAATTTGGCTATTTTACACATTTAAAGAGTGGAAGATCCTCAACGAGATAGTCACTCCTAGGATAACAGGAAACAATGTTAGGCAGGGTCAAATAAACTCAAATTCCACCACAAGAGTTGCAGAAGCCAGAAGTAGTCTGACAGCCTAAATGAAATGGCGTTTGAATGGTCGTACAATGCCTAGGCAAATGAATAGAAGTTCAACTAAAGCCTTGATTTGTGTCCAAACTCAAGCAATAGCTAGATTCACCCTAGTTGATTCTCTTGACGTAAAGCTCTGATCAATTTATAAAGAAGCAAGGACCTAATTTTGCATGTAAACAAGACAAAATGATGTTGTGGTTGAGCTAAACAGTGGCAGAGTGCAAACCTTTGTTAGGGTTGTAACTTTTCCCGGTGGAGAAGCCCTAGATACATTTCTGTCACCATCCACCAGTAAGTAACGATAACCCCCAACATGATATGCATTTTCACCTCCCCATCCTTTTGATAGTTTCTCTTCCACTTTCAACATCTTTAGTGATGCCTGACAGATTTTGCAAATAAGAAGATTCAGTGAACAGATACAGATGCTTCTAAATGGCTATATACTATAACTGTTTCTATTGAAAAGCAAATGCTGAAAACAAAAGAGGGCATACAAAGTGCATGATACAAGATATTCAAAATCCTTTATACTCTATGATAACAAATTCAGTCCAATTCTGCAACATATCATTTAAACATCCATCTCCTAATGCTTCAATCCTTCCACTCATGAAATTGTTTCAAACAAAATTGCAGTTATCATTATAGTTGTCATTTAGTACATTTTACAACACATATGCTTATTGAAGTTTTAATCAATCTTGAAAAGAACAGTCACTAAGTTGGCTGCTTTCATAATTTAAGTAAATTTTGGGATTACAGACCCAGGTCTCTAAGGAGTATCATTCCAAGGTCATATGGAAATCAGAAACTATGGACTAAAGTTTGTATGGCCCACCATACACCATAGGCCCATATGGATATAGAAGAAAGGATAACTAGCTGAAATGCTTTGGTCCTGTAGAAAGTAGAACAAATGACAGCCCAGCAGCAcaaaatgctatgaacaaggtTGAAGACTCTAAAAGGGCAAAAGAATGGTTTCAAAGGATATGAGattaaaaggaataaataaataaaaagaaaaagacccaaaaaaaatactaattataCTTTCTAATAGGATTGAACTAGACAAGCTAACAAATACTTGGACCAATTTAGAGAATAATTGTCCACATGATTTGCATAGCTAAGCTCCAAATAAGAGACATTAATTCTTATAAAACAGATGTGTAGGAAAACAGTAAACATTATAGTCACTAACACAAATAGGAGACTGACATTTTCCACAATTTGCTGCTTGACCACAGAAATCCCTTGCTCCCCATTCAGAATTGAACTAATGGGAAAGAGAAGAATTAAAGTGAGGCTTTTATGCTGATAAACACAGAGATACATTCTCTCCTCTGTCTGATGCAGCAAAACTGTTGGAGTGGCAGAAACCATGCTACCAACTTCTGGACCCCAGATATCAGTAACAAGAAAGCCATCTGTCCCCTTGTACCACTTGTTGTGCTGTAAGGGCCTCACAACATGACTGCGTTCTCCACCATGAGGAGAGGTATCACGGGAGCCATAAAATTGTTCTGAAACAGAACCAGAGCTTGCCATGACAGATGCTGCAGCAATCTGAGATGCAGTATTTCCTTTGCGTAAATAGGACCACGAACTTGCTCGGGACAACAGAGCATTTGGGGCCAACCTTAGGACAGCATAAGTAAATAAGTTTATGGTGTCATCCTGAGAAAAAGATCAGGACAATGATTAGCAGTACAACAAATGGTCCTATCAGAAATCAGTTTCACACTCATTTAGTGTTTGAGCATCTTCTCAACATTAAAGGAAATTAGCATCGGCATTATGGTATCAAGTCGCAGCCAATAAAGATAATAAGAACCAGAGATCAAACCATACAGGTGAAAGTGTTGTGGACACCAGAAGGTCCTGAAATAAGACAAGTGAGTAGCATGGTGCGTTCCCAGCACATGATTCCAGTACTCTGACAAGTGACTGCTAAAAACAGACATGAttagccaaaaataaaaaacaacaatgGAATATCCATTTAATTAGCCAACAAAGGTTAGTTCCTTATTGTATTTAGTACATGTCACTCTGTTTCAACCACAaggaataaacaaaaaaattgaataaataacAAACCCAGAATTTGGTTTGGAATTTACATTGTAAATCCCAAATTCTTGGAACTGAACAAAGATAAAGAGCAAAAATGTTGATTTACATCTTCAAATAATAACCATGATGTTCAAGAAGTGATGTGAAGAAGTGAATCCTCAAAACACAATTCCATAAATGAATATGGATTTCCTCAAGTCACTGAAATTGGCTTTATTCAATTCTTCAGTGTGAACAGGAGCTCAGAATCAGCAAAATGTGTCACGCTTCATTATGCATACCATGATTTCTTCAGAAATCACAACTCCAAGTTGATATCATTTGCACCTCATTAAAGAATAGTAAATTGGATTGGGGGCATAAAGCACTTCGGTTATTCTAAAGCATACTCACGCAAAGATCTACATTTGGAACTGGCAGATGGTATCGCAATAATAACTTGGCAAAGCAACGAATAAATGGAAGCAACAGAAAAATTTAATATCCATTTATTACACAGTGTATACTTTGCTCCATATTTTCAGTAAAGAAAGAACCCTGGAGGTGATGAAATGGTGGTGATGTTGgcatgagaaaaatgaaactgaTACATTAGATAAAAACCCCCAACTCAACTCTGCCCCATAACCATCACctacaatataaatatttttttataggcataTCCATCAACTGCACTATTCAACGTAACACAGTTCCAATAAGTGCAAGAGTGATGCTCCCgttaaggatgaaaatatcgagaATTCACAGAATATCAGAGGGTTTTTGTTTTATAGGTAAAGAAGATTATTATTATACACATTGTATGTAGAGTACCAAAAAGAAACCAACTAAAGAGCCATATAAAGAATGCCATTCAAAGTGTAATCCAACTCTGGCATCATGAAGGACCACAAGACACCTTTCTCCCTAAAGCTCAGTCAATCAATGAAGTCCAACATGGACAAAGAGCTATCAACTATGTACGCTCGAATGTCTAACTCACTCCCAAAAGATATACATGACTTGATAACGCAGtccctttttttaatattttgaaaagttcatatggttctttcttttccaaatagtccaaaataaaaacaaaagagcAACTTTCTAGGCTTTCATCCTCTTCTTGCCAACATAAAGACCCATAACAGCTTTTGTG contains these protein-coding regions:
- the LOC100264600 gene encoding vacuolar fusion protein CCZ1 homolog B isoform X1 — translated: MGLSSANTVVNEGFQFCIFDLRRGQHEGQELDKILFFYPADLPFSTQLSVIGLSEGLITFTRIFSPEAACEVIEAERHSHVFHQAEPDIWMVMVVEKSKESDAIWRIDALRRVLKEVHSLFVMFHGSIRSLLDKEPSGELVRSHLYAFIMDYLSAFQKRSPWDICCCDFLVGKKIKLPSFRDCLKERGTVQMLTVGREAALEVQQSLVRVLESCAGNAPCYSLVLFQDLLVSTTLSPDDTINLFTYAVLRLAPNALLSRASSWSYLRKGNTASQIAAASVMASSGSVSEQFYGSRDTSPHGGERSHVVRPLQHNKWYKGTDGFLVTDIWGPEVGSMVSATPTVLLHQTEERMYLCVYQHKSLTLILLFPISSILNGEQGISVVKQQIVENASLKMLKVEEKLSKGWGGENAYHVGGYRYLLVDGDRNVSRASPPGKVTTLTKESLISLSNLREEIDLEKSRAKWDDPDHEKDLEICIRAKNNAWVIARTTRGKELYMVLEKANETLLFASDAIEKFSNRYCSGAFSLD
- the LOC100264600 gene encoding vacuolar fusion protein CCZ1 homolog B isoform X2, yielding MGLSSANTVVNEGFQFCIFDLRRGQHEGQELDKILFFYPADLPFSTQLSVIGLSEGLITFTRIFSPEAACEVIEAERHSHVFHQAEPDIWMVMVVEKSKESDAIWRIDALRRVLKEVHSLFVMFHGSIRSLLDKEPSGELVRSHLYAFIMDYLSAFQKRSPWDICCCDFLVGKKIKLPSFRDCLKERGTVQMLTVGREAALEVQSLVRVLESCAGNAPCYSLVLFQDLLVSTTLSPDDTINLFTYAVLRLAPNALLSRASSWSYLRKGNTASQIAAASVMASSGSVSEQFYGSRDTSPHGGERSHVVRPLQHNKWYKGTDGFLVTDIWGPEVGSMVSATPTVLLHQTEERMYLCVYQHKSLTLILLFPISSILNGEQGISVVKQQIVENASLKMLKVEEKLSKGWGGENAYHVGGYRYLLVDGDRNVSRASPPGKVTTLTKESLISLSNLREEIDLEKSRAKWDDPDHEKDLEICIRAKNNAWVIARTTRGKELYMVLEKANETLLFASDAIEKFSNRYCSGAFSLD
- the LOC100264600 gene encoding vacuolar fusion protein CCZ1 homolog B isoform X4, which produces MGLSSANTVVNEGFQFCIFDLRRGQHEGQELDKILFFYPADLPFSTQLSVIGLSEGLITFTRIFSPEAACEVIEAERHSHVFHQAEPDIWMVMVVEKSKESDAIWRIDALRRVLKEVHSLFVMFHGSIRSLLDKEPSGELVRSHLYAFIMDYLSDFLVGKKIKLPSFRDCLKERGTVQMLTVGREAALEVQSLVRVLESCAGNAPCYSLVLFQDLLVSTTLSPDDTINLFTYAVLRLAPNALLSRASSWSYLRKGNTASQIAAASVMASSGSVSEQFYGSRDTSPHGGERSHVVRPLQHNKWYKGTDGFLVTDIWGPEVGSMVSATPTVLLHQTEERMYLCVYQHKSLTLILLFPISSILNGEQGISVVKQQIVENASLKMLKVEEKLSKGWGGENAYHVGGYRYLLVDGDRNVSRASPPGKVTTLTKESLISLSNLREEIDLEKSRAKWDDPDHEKDLEICIRAKNNAWVIARTTRGKELYMVLEKANETLLFASDAIEKFSNRYCSGAFSLD
- the LOC100264600 gene encoding vacuolar fusion protein CCZ1 homolog B isoform X3 gives rise to the protein MGLSSANTVVNEGFQFCIFDLRRGQHEGQELDKILFFYPADLPFSTQLSVIGLSEGLITFTRIFSPEAACEVIEAERHSHVFHQAEPDIWMVMVVEKSKESDAIWRIDALRRVLKEVHSLFVMFHGSIRSLLDKEPSGELVRSHLYAFIMDYLSDFLVGKKIKLPSFRDCLKERGTVQMLTVGREAALEVQQSLVRVLESCAGNAPCYSLVLFQDLLVSTTLSPDDTINLFTYAVLRLAPNALLSRASSWSYLRKGNTASQIAAASVMASSGSVSEQFYGSRDTSPHGGERSHVVRPLQHNKWYKGTDGFLVTDIWGPEVGSMVSATPTVLLHQTEERMYLCVYQHKSLTLILLFPISSILNGEQGISVVKQQIVENASLKMLKVEEKLSKGWGGENAYHVGGYRYLLVDGDRNVSRASPPGKVTTLTKESLISLSNLREEIDLEKSRAKWDDPDHEKDLEICIRAKNNAWVIARTTRGKELYMVLEKANETLLFASDAIEKFSNRYCSGAFSLD